GTCGCCGAAGCCCATATCGTCAATATCTGAAGGAGGGTCGTGTCGGTCCCTTTGGGAAAAATTTGACGGACAATTTGAAAACTCCTACTTTGGTAATAGAAAGACACCCATTGCGGTTTACCGGTCCCTTCGACGCCTTCAAAAGTAACAGTGCTTTCGTTTCCATATATACCCGTGACAATAGTGTTAAGACTGGCAAAGTTCTACAGGTCCGTCAGGTCTTCGAAAAAAGGAATAACACCGATCAGCCACTCACAGCTTCCTGTTTGAACGCGTTTCCGTTTACTTTTGCATTTTTCCCATAATACACAGTTCCTTCCGGGACCCTCCATTCGCCCGTATGTCTGTCAGAAACAAAGATTTTGTTTAGAGACGGCGAGAAACGTTGTTTGAGATTTACATGTCTAATTCATAAACATCATTCCACACGAGCTTCAGCTCACCCTTTTCGTCGTCGATGTCCATAGGTAGCCAGATGTACCGGCTTTCCCAAAGAGAGTTTGCATCCCACTATACCACTGAAATAAGTGCTGGTACTGAGGAAGCAAAGTCCGAAAAAGCAGTTACCTGGTCCCCAATGTAGAGATGTGTTGTTTGCTTGTCGCCCACAACCGTCAGAGTGAAACCAGATTGGGAACTGTAAGTCCGGGTACCGAGAGGTGCGACGGGGAAAGGTTGAGACCATGGTCCGCTGAGGTTTTCAGCACGGAATGCGACGACATCTTATTAAACGTTATCGGAATCCTTGTACGGTCAAAGATATTTTAAGACACACCATTCAGACGGTATCCCGTCTTATGGCTCATAAGTGCATAGTAAGACTTTTCTGTCTGGACAATTGTCGGTGCCTCGAGATCGAAATCTTGATGAGAAGATTTAGCCATAACAGACACAAGTAGACCAGGGAAGTAATGGGCATAGTACATACTGGTAAACGTGTAGACAACCTCTGTTAGATTATTCCTCTCATTATTCATTCGTGCGATGATATCATCCCTTCCCAGGACAGAGTCGCCGTTCGAGTACAGCGAGTAAGTTTCCCCATTTTTGCGGTCGGTAAACATTCCGTAATCTTGGCTCCAGTTCCCGAGCGGTGAGAAAGCATCGATAAACGTATAGGGTCCTGTGATATTGGGAGAAGTAGCGACGCCTTGAAGCAGCAACCCAAAACTAGCATTGTCTGCATGCCTGAACGATTGTTAATAGACGTTGTGTGAAACCTTACGGTCCCACGTACCACCACATCTATAGACGGGCAAGTTGTAAGGAACGATCAGAAAACCTTCGAACGGCGACGTACATTATACAACCCAGACTCTATGCTATAGACAACCTTGGGCCGTTGAATAATGTGATCCGGAGAGAGATACGGGTGTCCTTCGATGGGCGCTGGAGCGGACATAGAAAATCATTATTTCACATTTGACTTGGTAGAGAACTCGTATAATAAAATACACACCTAGTGCAAGGCCATTATATTCCCAAGTCACCAGGTCATCGCTACTATAGACATTCACTCCTGCACCTGGATGAATTTTCCAAGTGAACACTAAGGAAAACTATTCCTCATTGACCAGAACGCACCTTCAACATGACCTTCGACCTTTTTCTCCCCAAACCAGAAGAACCTCCCTGTCTTTTCCTCCCTCGTGATACCTCCAGCATGGGCAGTGATTACATTCCCCTCCGTGTCGCGCCAACGCCCTCCGGGAACGAGATACTTTCCAGAACCAAGTTGAATTCCCTCACAAGCGAGACCGAGGATTCCGAATGCGCTGCTGAGTCGCATTGTTGATGCTAAAAGAAAACGGGAACATATCGGATGGGCCTTTTTATTAGTTGCAGGTCAGGTCAGGTCACTGAGGTCAGGGTGCTAGGTTGCATGCTGTCGCGGTCATATGCCAAGCTTTGTAGCGTCGCTATCCAGCGACTAAGTTCCGGACTCTCCGCCTGCTTCCACTTTCCACCACAAAACACATCTCTACGCCCTGGCTCGAGGCTAAAATAACGCTCAAAGGGATAAGAAACAGGCGTTTTACATATTGTAGGTCGGCTTACTCCGCGGATAACCGGGCACCCGGCAGGCCGCGGACCGGGCCATAGCGTGATATTAGCACATCCATTTATAATTACACTAAGTACAACTCTAAGTTACAGTACAACTTTGACGTCGACCGCTCTTCAGCTTGAGATGGACGCATAACCAAAACTGGTCCCCTCCAGACCTCTCGCGACAAGGGTAAATTGCTGTGCTGCCTCTCTAGTCTTCTTCAGCGTTCGTGATCTTAAACGAGTCCTTGAGAAAGACGCCGAACGAAGAGGT
Above is a genomic segment from Marasmius oreades isolate 03SP1 chromosome 4, whole genome shotgun sequence containing:
- a CDS encoding uncharacterized protein (CAZy:GH43), with the protein product MRLSSAFGILGLACEGIQLGSGKYLVPGGRWRDTEGNVITAHAGGITREEKTGRFFWFGEKKVEGHVEGAGVNVYSSDDLVTWEYNGLALAPIEGHPYLSPDHIIQRPKVVYSIESGLYNMWWHADNASFGLLLQGVATSPNITGPYTFIDAFSPLGNWSQDYGMFTDRKNGETYSLYSNGDSVLGRDDIIARMNNERNNLTEVVYTFTNFDLEAPTIVQTEKSYYALMSHKTGYRLNDVVAFRAENLSGPWSQPFPVAPLGTRTYSSQSGFTLTVVGDKQTTHLYIGDQWDANSLWESRYIWLPMDIDDEKGELKLVWNDVYELDIHTGEWRVPEGTVYYGKNAKVNGNAFKQEANFASLNTIVTGIYGNESTVTFEGVEGTGKPQWVSFYYQNIDDMGFGDQPGGSPDRIGGKFALRRISSVVVNGKIENLDTLYQWDTNKGVIHSAPLLLTLDEGSNNTITIGGLNNGIDFKGADIDRIVVYPPEQ